One genomic window of Psychrobacter cibarius includes the following:
- the fetB gene encoding iron export ABC transporter permease subunit FetB: MSGTDDIQVFLTYGDIALASSLIIIVLIISWRLRLQLTKTLLIAAIRTVLQLSFIGLILAWIFAREQWYEVLLILTIMTLIAGAAAKNRVKRSYKGLLTDTLLAVSASAILVTAIAIMIILKVQPWYTPQFVIPILGLILGNSLTAISLTSNQLIESFHEQQGRIEMMLSLSARPFEAVHEPIRAAIVNGMTPTLNSMLVVGIVSLPGMMTGQILAGADPTQAIRYQIVTMFLICVSSTLGCTISALLIYRRFFNKNKQLILP; this comes from the coding sequence ATGAGCGGTACAGATGATATACAAGTATTTTTAACTTACGGTGATATTGCCCTTGCCAGCAGCTTAATTATCATCGTTCTTATTATCTCTTGGCGGCTACGCTTACAGCTGACCAAAACGCTGTTAATCGCGGCTATCCGCACGGTGCTCCAGCTTAGTTTTATCGGTTTAATATTGGCATGGATTTTCGCTCGTGAACAATGGTATGAAGTCCTGTTAATTTTGACCATCATGACCTTGATTGCAGGCGCTGCTGCCAAAAATCGCGTCAAACGTAGCTATAAAGGTTTGTTAACTGACACTTTGCTGGCAGTAAGCGCTTCGGCTATATTAGTCACTGCGATAGCCATCATGATTATTTTAAAAGTACAGCCTTGGTACACACCACAATTCGTTATTCCTATATTGGGGCTAATATTGGGCAATTCGCTCACCGCTATCTCATTGACCAGCAACCAGTTGATTGAATCCTTTCATGAGCAGCAAGGACGTATAGAGATGATGCTCAGCCTATCTGCTCGCCCATTTGAAGCAGTGCATGAGCCAATACGCGCCGCCATTGTCAATGGCATGACTCCAACGCTGAACTCTATGCTAGTCGTCGGTATCGTTAGCTTGCCCGGAATGATGACGGGTCAAATATTGGCTGGCGCTGACCCCACTCAAGCGATTCGCTATCAGATAGTCACTATGTTTTTGATATGTGTGAGCAGTACGCTCGGCTGTACGATCAGCGCTTTACTCATTTATCGACGCTTTTTTAATAAAAACAAGCAGCTGATATTACCTTAA
- a CDS encoding ATP-binding cassette domain-containing protein translates to MHLHNNKPILIFENIQVHSKRAASIPACNDNKVGDKSINNKNMEAIEATTSALSTIYQRWISKLRPNTVSQPIIPVHQRLLIDGATGKLLAGQVTVLTGASGSGKSVLLRVLAGLLPMSGGNVRLRSDDQSTSSAYYSIHDTAPIQWRMNVALLAQHPQLLEGSVLENLQMPYQLQAHQHLDFDIDWHIAQLEQLQRSADFLQQEVYHLSGGEQQLVNTLRLLQLNPRVLLLDEPTAALDSDTSAQLVNLLMDWLQADKQRTLLWVTHDTQDIMPLADQHWQMQAGILTEIF, encoded by the coding sequence ATGCATCTCCATAATAACAAACCGATACTGATATTCGAGAATATTCAGGTGCACAGTAAACGCGCAGCCAGCATACCTGCCTGTAATGATAACAAGGTTGGCGATAAAAGTATTAATAACAAAAATATGGAAGCCATAGAAGCCACAACATCTGCGCTATCTACCATTTATCAAAGATGGATCAGCAAACTAAGACCAAACACTGTCTCTCAGCCAATCATACCTGTACATCAACGATTATTAATCGATGGTGCCACAGGCAAGCTGTTAGCAGGTCAAGTAACCGTGTTGACAGGCGCTTCTGGCAGTGGTAAATCGGTATTATTACGGGTATTGGCTGGACTATTGCCCATGAGCGGCGGCAATGTGCGTTTGCGCTCTGATGACCAATCAACCAGCAGTGCTTACTATAGTATCCATGATACTGCACCGATACAGTGGCGCATGAATGTTGCCCTACTCGCACAGCACCCACAATTATTAGAAGGCAGTGTACTTGAGAACTTGCAAATGCCTTATCAGCTACAAGCGCATCAGCACCTTGACTTTGATATCGACTGGCATATCGCACAGCTTGAGCAATTGCAACGCAGCGCTGACTTTTTGCAGCAAGAAGTCTATCATCTATCGGGCGGCGAGCAGCAACTGGTCAACACGTTACGCCTCTTACAATTGAACCCACGGGTGTTGTTACTAGATGAGCCTACTGCGGCCCTAGATAGTGACACATCAGCCCAGCTCGTCAATCTACTCATGGACTGGTTACAGGCAGATAAGCAGCGTACATTACTGTGGGTAACTCACGATACACAAGACATCATGCCGTTAGCCGATCAGCATTGGCAGATGCAAGCAGGGATATTAACTGAGATATTCTAA
- a CDS encoding thioesterase produces MIKNNSKNTNTVASVDGEYTPLFTKNYNVYINHTDAGGIVYHANHLVFFENCRRDWFGELNLNGYFLQTDDGEIQHFVVSQADLQYKKAILLDEVISVRIDKVELKPASIIFYQSIHRHSPDSLSPDHANSNDNASSLLSSGKIVIACVQNQVKTKPLSNSKADTAVASTTPMRPIRVPKHLRDAIEQAIYEQLNA; encoded by the coding sequence ATGATAAAAAATAACAGCAAAAATACAAACACAGTGGCAAGTGTAGACGGCGAATATACGCCATTGTTTACCAAAAATTATAATGTCTATATTAACCATACTGATGCAGGCGGTATAGTCTACCATGCCAATCATTTGGTGTTTTTTGAAAACTGCCGCCGTGATTGGTTTGGGGAACTGAATTTAAATGGGTATTTTTTGCAGACTGACGATGGTGAAATCCAGCATTTTGTCGTCAGTCAAGCAGACTTGCAATATAAAAAAGCTATTTTGTTAGATGAAGTCATCAGTGTGCGCATCGATAAAGTCGAGTTAAAACCTGCCAGCATTATCTTTTACCAGAGCATTCATCGTCACAGCCCAGACAGCCTTTCTCCTGATCATGCTAATAGCAATGACAATGCTAGCAGCTTATTAAGTAGTGGCAAAATCGTCATTGCTTGTGTGCAAAACCAAGTCAAAACCAAACCGCTATCCAATAGTAAGGCAGATACTGCGGTTGCTAGTACCACGCCCATGCGCCCTATTCGTGTTCCAAAGCATTTACGCGATGCCATTGAGCAAGCGATTTACGAGCAGCTGAATGCTTAG
- the xthA gene encoding exodeoxyribonuclease III, translating to MTRFVSFNINGIRARQHQLEAVREVIDPDVMGLQETKVHDEQFPLENIESLGYHVEYFGQKAHYGVALLSKVAPIFVQKGFPGEDVEAQKRFIHARYEFEGREIDVLNGYFPQGESQDHPTKFPMKRAYYADLMAYIDTLKAEGRSLIIMGDMNIAPEDTDIGIGDVNAKRWLKNRKTSFLPEEREWYAALMSRELTDTYRLHYPESTELYSWFDYRSRGFNDEPKRGLRIDHILCSSDLVEACVDAGISYELRAMEKPSDHAPIWSAFDLKKR from the coding sequence ATGACCCGTTTTGTCAGTTTTAATATCAATGGTATTCGCGCTCGTCAACATCAGCTTGAGGCCGTGCGAGAAGTGATCGATCCTGATGTGATGGGTCTACAGGAAACCAAAGTACATGATGAACAGTTTCCTCTGGAAAACATAGAGAGTCTGGGCTATCACGTAGAGTACTTTGGACAAAAAGCCCATTATGGTGTGGCGCTACTATCCAAGGTTGCACCTATATTTGTGCAAAAGGGTTTTCCTGGTGAAGATGTCGAGGCACAGAAGCGTTTTATTCATGCACGATATGAGTTTGAGGGTCGTGAAATTGATGTGCTCAATGGTTACTTTCCACAAGGCGAAAGCCAAGATCATCCGACCAAATTCCCGATGAAGCGCGCTTATTATGCAGATTTAATGGCGTATATCGATACCCTAAAAGCAGAAGGTCGCTCGCTCATAATCATGGGTGATATGAATATTGCCCCAGAAGATACTGATATTGGCATTGGCGACGTCAATGCTAAGCGCTGGTTGAAAAATAGAAAGACCTCGTTTTTACCAGAAGAACGCGAGTGGTATGCGGCGCTGATGTCACGCGAGCTGACAGATACCTATCGCTTACATTATCCAGAGAGCACAGAGCTATATAGCTGGTTTGATTATCGAAGCCGTGGGTTCAATGATGAGCCGAAACGTGGCTTGCGTATCGATCATATTTTGTGCAGCTCGGATCTTGTTGAGGCCTGTGTTGATGCTGGGATTAGTTATGAGCTACGGGCGATGGAAAAACCGTCTGATCATGCGCCAATTTGGTCGGCATTTGATTTAAAAAAACGGTAA
- the argJ gene encoding bifunctional glutamate N-acetyltransferase/amino-acid acetyltransferase ArgJ, with product MAVGNVAVPDIIYPIEGIKLSATAAGVRYKDRDDLVVIEIADTATTAVVTTKNTFCAAPVRVLREHFTKASPRYLVTNTGNANAGTGADGKRRAVDICAALASKAGVDSNAILPFSTGVIGEPLNSDAVIAGLDNALANLGADNWLAAANGIRTTDTIPKLASQKIDVAGVSYHVTGMSKGSGMIRPNMATMLGYVATDANIAADLLQEMLSAINEQSFNRITVDGDTSTNDCCVLIATGAASSDIIDSPEHSHYQAIFSALTEVFVRLAQLIVRDGEGATKFMTVNVTGGKTTQECCDVAYAVAHSPLVKTAFFASDANWGRILAAVGYAGIEDLDTEQVDVYLDEVMICQNGGVAPSYTEAAGKTVMSRPEITIHIDLARGDASDTVYTCDLSYDYVKINADYRS from the coding sequence ATGGCAGTCGGAAATGTTGCAGTACCTGATATTATTTATCCTATCGAAGGAATCAAGCTAAGCGCCACTGCCGCAGGTGTACGCTATAAAGACCGAGATGATCTAGTAGTGATTGAGATCGCTGATACCGCGACCACTGCGGTTGTGACCACCAAAAACACCTTTTGTGCAGCACCTGTACGGGTATTGCGCGAGCATTTTACCAAGGCCAGTCCGCGCTATTTGGTCACTAACACGGGTAATGCTAATGCTGGGACGGGCGCTGATGGCAAACGTCGCGCCGTTGATATCTGTGCCGCTCTGGCGAGTAAGGCTGGCGTGGATAGTAATGCAATATTGCCATTCTCGACCGGTGTCATTGGCGAGCCATTAAATAGCGATGCGGTCATCGCGGGCTTAGATAATGCACTTGCCAATTTGGGGGCTGATAATTGGCTTGCCGCAGCGAATGGTATTCGCACCACAGATACGATTCCGAAGCTCGCTAGCCAAAAAATCGACGTAGCGGGTGTCAGCTATCATGTGACAGGTATGTCGAAAGGCTCAGGCATGATACGCCCTAATATGGCAACCATGCTGGGCTATGTGGCAACTGATGCCAATATCGCTGCTGACCTATTACAAGAAATGCTAAGTGCCATCAATGAACAGTCTTTTAACCGCATCACTGTCGATGGCGACACTTCAACCAATGATTGCTGTGTGTTGATCGCCACGGGTGCTGCCAGCTCAGATATCATTGATAGTCCAGAACATTCGCATTATCAGGCTATATTTTCGGCTTTGACCGAGGTGTTTGTTCGTCTGGCGCAATTAATCGTACGTGATGGCGAGGGTGCTACCAAGTTTATGACCGTCAACGTCACTGGTGGCAAGACAACGCAAGAGTGCTGCGATGTGGCATATGCAGTCGCGCATTCACCGTTGGTCAAAACCGCGTTCTTCGCTAGCGATGCCAATTGGGGTCGTATCTTAGCGGCGGTTGGTTATGCTGGTATCGAAGACTTGGATACGGAACAAGTGGATGTCTATCTAGATGAAGTCATGATTTGCCAGAATGGTGGCGTCGCGCCTAGTTATACGGAAGCGGCGGGTAAGACCGTCATGAGCCGTCCTGAGATTACCATTCATATCGATCTTGCTCGCGGCGATGCCAGTGACACAGTTTATACTTGTGATTTGTCCTATGACTACGTTAAAATTAATGCGGATTATCGCAGCTAA
- a CDS encoding DUF4377 domain-containing protein: MKKLVLAAVMTAFALSGCSTMGMDNERTMVVDGQPMNVKVVNIPSFEIEVAPLKAVCELSTAEGTKVEAECLQYRQTYQKNYTPLNGNIQGFTYEPNYRYILDVRQEVMMDENTNMAKPVWILNEVVSKTAE, from the coding sequence ATGAAAAAATTAGTACTTGCAGCAGTAATGACCGCCTTTGCCTTGTCAGGTTGTTCTACCATGGGTATGGATAACGAACGTACCATGGTTGTCGATGGGCAACCTATGAATGTTAAAGTGGTTAACATTCCAAGTTTTGAAATAGAAGTAGCACCACTGAAAGCTGTCTGTGAGCTGTCAACAGCTGAGGGTACTAAAGTTGAAGCAGAATGCTTACAGTATCGTCAGACTTATCAGAAAAACTACACACCTTTAAACGGCAATATTCAGGGCTTCACTTATGAGCCAAACTATCGTTATATTTTAGATGTTCGCCAAGAAGTAATGATGGATGAAAATACTAACATGGCCAAGCCAGTTTGGATTCTAAACGAAGTGGTTTCAAAAACAGCTGAGTAA
- a CDS encoding L-serine ammonia-lyase gives MISVFDLFKIGIGPSSSHTVGPMVAANLFLGSLTKQTELTAITGVEIELYGSLAATGKGHATDTAILLGLLGHAPSTIDTRLTSQYLSPIFSDKQLNIAGTHVIAFETERDIHWYDETVLPYHPNALTIRALLTDGSHYQQTYYSVGGGFVINEEDATNPDEDNATPTIDAIPYPFNSAAELLEQCRQHHLSVSELVLANECHYRNQSEVFAYLDSIWESMQDCVTRGCQNSGILPGGLDVKRRAQALHLQLCAEKNQPITKNDKLAAMDWIDLYALAVNEENANGGNVVTAPTNGAAGIIPAVMHYYRDFLSSYSQDGARKFLLNATAIGSLIKQNASISGAEVGCQGEVGSACAMAASALAEILGGDPAKCLNAAEIGIEHNLGLTCDPVGGLVQVPCIERNAMGAVKAVNAARLACRGNGQHFVSLDKVIETMKVTGADMLDKYKETSRGGLAVYADNRIPTATHGVSVKYSQC, from the coding sequence ATGATTAGTGTTTTTGATTTATTTAAAATTGGTATTGGCCCATCAAGCTCACACACGGTAGGACCCATGGTCGCCGCCAACCTTTTTTTGGGCTCATTAACCAAGCAAACAGAGCTGACGGCTATTACAGGCGTTGAAATTGAGCTTTATGGCTCTTTGGCAGCCACAGGCAAAGGGCATGCAACCGATACTGCTATATTGTTAGGGCTGCTTGGGCATGCTCCTAGTACGATCGATACCCGTTTGACCAGTCAATATTTGTCACCGATTTTTTCAGACAAACAGCTCAATATAGCAGGCACGCATGTTATTGCCTTTGAGACAGAGCGCGATATTCATTGGTATGACGAAACCGTTTTACCCTACCATCCTAATGCCTTGACTATCCGTGCATTATTGACCGACGGCAGTCATTATCAACAGACCTATTATTCGGTAGGTGGCGGCTTTGTTATCAATGAAGAAGATGCCACCAATCCGGATGAAGATAACGCCACGCCGACCATTGACGCCATTCCTTACCCCTTTAATAGCGCCGCAGAATTGCTGGAGCAATGTCGTCAACACCACTTAAGCGTGAGTGAATTGGTGCTGGCGAATGAATGTCATTACCGCAATCAATCAGAAGTTTTTGCTTATTTAGACTCTATTTGGGAGTCAATGCAGGACTGCGTGACGCGAGGCTGTCAAAACAGTGGCATATTGCCTGGAGGCTTGGATGTAAAGCGCCGTGCTCAAGCATTACATCTACAATTGTGCGCCGAGAAAAACCAACCCATTACCAAAAATGACAAACTCGCCGCCATGGACTGGATTGATTTATATGCCTTGGCGGTCAATGAAGAAAATGCCAATGGCGGAAATGTCGTCACTGCCCCCACCAACGGTGCAGCAGGTATTATTCCTGCAGTCATGCATTACTATCGCGACTTTTTATCAAGCTATAGCCAAGATGGTGCACGCAAGTTTTTGTTAAATGCGACTGCTATTGGCAGTTTAATCAAACAGAATGCCTCCATCTCTGGCGCTGAAGTTGGTTGCCAAGGTGAAGTGGGTTCTGCTTGTGCCATGGCAGCTTCTGCATTGGCAGAAATCTTGGGCGGTGATCCAGCTAAATGCCTTAATGCGGCCGAAATTGGTATTGAGCATAACTTAGGTCTAACATGCGACCCTGTAGGCGGTCTAGTGCAAGTGCCTTGTATCGAGCGCAATGCCATGGGTGCTGTCAAAGCTGTCAATGCGGCACGACTTGCTTGCCGCGGTAATGGACAGCACTTTGTCTCTTTAGATAAAGTGATTGAAACCATGAAAGTCACTGGTGCGGATATGCTAGATAAATACAAAGAAACCTCACGAGGCGGTCTTGCCGTTTATGCAGACAATCGTATCCCTACTGCCACTCATGGCGTCAGTGTAAAATATAGTCAGTGCTAG
- a CDS encoding solute carrier family 23 protein: MPSQKDPSSPLENSTQAPSAEHGLEAAAISPPYNPDFENGRWFPTWRPYQGDLDRDPVGINEYLPPSKSVLLGVQHTFAMFGATVLAPLLMGFDPNLAILMSGICTVMFFMITGGRMPSYLGSSFAFIGPVIAVTAYAGAGFNGNLNVALGGIMACGIIYALIGLLVMKTGTGWIERLMPPIVTGAIVMIIGLNLAPVTIQGVSANQFDAWMATLTVLLISGVAVFTRGMLRRLLLLVGLILSYFAYFIMTNVMSFGTAIDFSGVAAASWFGLPSIHTPRFEMSAIILIAPVAFILVAENLGHFKAVEGMTKARVTPYMGRAFFADGLATTFSAGFGGTGVTTYAENIGVMAVTKVYSTTIFVVAGVVAILLGLSPKFGAIIQTIPAALLGGASIVVFGLIAIAGVKIWIDSRIDFSKNSNLIIAAVTVIMGTGNFSLHLGGFDLGGIGTATLAAIVLNALFNQGSEAKAAHQSLAK, translated from the coding sequence ATGCCCTCTCAAAAAGACCCTTCCTCGCCTTTAGAAAACAGCACTCAAGCACCATCTGCTGAACATGGATTAGAGGCTGCGGCGATCAGTCCTCCGTACAATCCAGACTTTGAAAATGGACGCTGGTTTCCGACATGGCGTCCTTATCAAGGTGATTTAGATCGTGATCCGGTCGGTATCAATGAATATTTGCCACCGTCAAAAAGCGTGCTATTAGGTGTACAGCATACTTTTGCGATGTTTGGTGCGACCGTGCTTGCGCCGCTGTTAATGGGCTTTGATCCCAACTTAGCCATTTTGATGTCAGGTATCTGTACGGTGATGTTCTTTATGATCACTGGTGGGCGCATGCCGAGCTATTTGGGCTCAAGTTTTGCTTTCATTGGTCCCGTTATCGCTGTGACAGCTTATGCAGGCGCAGGGTTCAATGGTAATTTGAATGTCGCTTTGGGCGGCATCATGGCTTGCGGTATCATTTATGCGTTAATTGGGCTGCTGGTGATGAAAACGGGTACTGGCTGGATTGAGCGTTTGATGCCGCCTATCGTTACCGGTGCTATCGTGATGATCATTGGTCTTAATTTAGCACCAGTGACCATTCAAGGGGTGTCTGCCAATCAGTTTGATGCTTGGATGGCTACCTTGACCGTATTACTCATCAGTGGTGTGGCTGTCTTTACACGTGGTATGCTGCGTCGTCTGCTATTACTGGTTGGTTTAATATTATCCTATTTTGCCTATTTTATCATGACCAACGTCATGAGTTTTGGTACGGCGATTGACTTTAGTGGTGTGGCAGCTGCTTCGTGGTTTGGCTTACCTAGTATCCATACGCCTCGCTTTGAGATGAGTGCTATTATTCTGATTGCGCCTGTGGCCTTTATTTTGGTGGCTGAAAACTTAGGGCATTTTAAGGCTGTCGAAGGTATGACCAAAGCTCGTGTAACGCCTTATATGGGTCGAGCATTTTTTGCTGATGGTTTGGCAACCACTTTTTCAGCAGGATTTGGCGGTACTGGTGTGACGACTTATGCTGAAAACATCGGTGTGATGGCGGTGACTAAGGTGTATAGCACAACAATATTTGTCGTGGCAGGTGTGGTGGCTATTTTATTGGGACTATCACCGAAATTTGGTGCCATCATTCAGACGATACCAGCCGCTTTATTGGGCGGTGCGTCCATTGTGGTGTTCGGTTTGATTGCTATTGCAGGCGTCAAAATTTGGATAGACAGTCGTATCGACTTTAGCAAAAACAGTAACCTAATTATCGCGGCTGTGACCGTTATTATGGGTACCGGTAACTTTAGTTTGCATTTAGGCGGCTTTGATTTGGGCGGTATCGGTACGGCGACTTTAGCAGCGATTGTCTTAAATGCGTTATTTAACCAAGGATCTGAAGCAAAGGCCGCTCATCAATCATTGGCTAAATAA
- a CDS encoding DMT family transporter, producing the protein MAIASSRSASTGLVIGCIIFGLGSLIVAHVDIGGWAMAFWRLAISGVVFAVLAKIMGQRLPRSRRAIFYGLLSGVFLGLDLALWHESIYAVGPGISTLLNSLQIFFLAAIGFLYFNERQSILQLISLFLAMFGVAMIGSPEFAHNSAATWGFITGIVSGAMLAASMTFIRKTHDTEPTPIFMLMQLISIGGVLAMIIPMFVFDMGHILPNTWSEIGWVLIYGTVMQCLAWGLIAYSIPKLSLALTGLLLLTEPIAALVIDYSWLDKPINSLQWSGALLTMFAIYLGSLKPKPRALRRYRFFSKFYKRDYK; encoded by the coding sequence ATGGCGATTGCTTCTTCACGCTCTGCCTCTACTGGGTTGGTCATTGGTTGTATTATCTTTGGTCTGGGTAGTTTGATTGTCGCTCACGTTGATATTGGCGGTTGGGCAATGGCATTTTGGCGCTTGGCTATTTCAGGTGTCGTATTCGCTGTATTGGCCAAAATCATGGGACAGCGTCTACCCCGCTCAAGGCGCGCTATTTTTTATGGTTTATTATCAGGTGTCTTTTTAGGCTTAGATCTGGCGCTCTGGCACGAGAGTATTTATGCGGTCGGCCCTGGCATCTCAACTTTATTGAATAGCCTACAGATTTTCTTTTTAGCCGCCATTGGGTTTTTATATTTTAACGAACGCCAATCTATATTGCAGCTCATCAGTTTGTTTTTAGCCATGTTTGGTGTGGCCATGATAGGCAGTCCTGAGTTTGCGCATAATAGCGCCGCCACTTGGGGGTTCATCACTGGTATCGTTTCAGGGGCAATGCTAGCGGCATCGATGACCTTTATCCGTAAGACCCATGATACTGAACCCACACCCATATTTATGCTGATGCAGCTGATTAGTATCGGTGGTGTATTGGCGATGATTATTCCTATGTTTGTGTTTGATATGGGTCATATTTTGCCAAATACTTGGTCTGAGATTGGCTGGGTGCTCATCTACGGCACAGTGATGCAGTGCTTGGCGTGGGGGCTAATTGCCTATTCCATTCCTAAGCTGTCTTTGGCGTTAACTGGGTTATTATTATTGACCGAACCGATTGCCGCACTGGTCATTGATTATAGCTGGCTGGACAAACCGATTAATAGCTTACAGTGGAGCGGTGCTCTGCTGACTATGTTTGCAATCTATTTGGGTTCACTGAAACCTAAGCCGCGCGCCCTACGACGTTATCGGTTTTTCTCAAAATTTTACAAGCGAGACTACAAGTAG
- a CDS encoding WG repeat-containing protein: protein MLRHSLSLQQRPLISGFAIAIFAITLFMAPSVQAASCKIPKSYYKNVACTANSGYFLATKDFGAPVALINSKGKSVVDLSRYQKVDASKISAGLLPVLRNGHVGYLNMQGREVVPAMYDVLKEGQGWARPVSNGRIVVKQDGKYGVITTSNKTIVPFSSAINDIDDYQNGIARVRKNQAISWIDENGKTTSDPNGSNNEQSTTPRAPASANGNASSSNQTLPNRFTMLQPRQQDGKWGFIDDNNVTMITYSFDEVRPFAEGLAGVRIDENWGFVNLGGELVIPFRFANSGVSAGDLYQGKPAFTFTGGKAWIGNLKNGNKMCIDKEGTGVGCD, encoded by the coding sequence ATGTTGCGACATTCATTATCCCTACAACAACGACCATTGATATCTGGTTTTGCTATCGCCATCTTTGCTATTACGCTATTTATGGCGCCAAGCGTACAAGCGGCCAGTTGCAAAATTCCAAAAAGTTATTATAAAAACGTGGCTTGTACGGCAAATAGCGGCTATTTTTTGGCGACAAAAGATTTCGGCGCGCCAGTTGCTTTGATTAATAGTAAGGGCAAAAGCGTCGTTGATTTATCACGTTATCAAAAAGTCGATGCCAGTAAGATATCGGCAGGTTTACTGCCTGTACTGCGCAATGGTCATGTCGGTTATCTTAATATGCAAGGTCGTGAAGTAGTGCCTGCGATGTATGATGTGCTTAAAGAAGGACAGGGTTGGGCGCGTCCCGTCTCTAATGGGCGTATCGTGGTAAAGCAGGATGGTAAATATGGGGTCATTACTACTAGTAATAAAACCATCGTGCCGTTTTCGTCCGCGATTAATGATATTGATGATTACCAAAATGGTATCGCCCGTGTACGTAAAAATCAAGCGATCAGTTGGATTGATGAAAACGGCAAAACGACCAGTGACCCAAATGGTAGTAACAACGAGCAATCCACGACGCCACGAGCACCTGCCAGCGCTAATGGCAATGCATCCTCATCCAACCAGACACTTCCCAATCGTTTTACGATGCTACAACCGCGTCAGCAAGATGGCAAATGGGGATTTATCGATGACAATAATGTGACCATGATTACCTATTCTTTTGACGAGGTGCGTCCCTTTGCCGAAGGCTTGGCTGGCGTGCGCATCGATGAAAACTGGGGCTTTGTTAATCTTGGTGGCGAGTTGGTGATTCCTTTTCGCTTTGCCAATAGCGGTGTGTCAGCTGGTGATCTTTATCAAGGCAAACCCGCCTTTACCTTTACTGGTGGTAAAGCGTGGATTGGCAATCTAAAAAACGGCAATAAAATGTGTATCGACAAAGAGGGCACAGGAGTGGGCTGTGATTAA
- a CDS encoding alpha/beta hydrolase, whose amino-acid sequence MTTSNDIKPSATLQEDLGGYPTPEWQKFGAHQWRDSDLSKHLYQSMIDIGDGIELCVEAGGNPNNPPLLMIMGLGSQMIFWPDNFIKRLIDAGFFVIRFDNRDIGLSSKVQIDGLPRISQLKMMMRLQTGLSNKGTQVAYNLTDMAEDTARLIKALQLGKTHLIGASMGGMIAQIVAARYPSLVQRMALMFTTTNRAFLKPPKPKQLYTLINRPESHSERDIVRHSVWFMKTVGTPGHVNVRMVREIAKLRYQRNFHPLGTVQQLNAILASGSISRFSKQVKAPTIVLHGSADGLLPASQGRVVAKTIPNAKFHLIEGMAHDIPEYYQPYMVDLISNHLLDK is encoded by the coding sequence ATGACAACATCGAATGACATCAAACCATCGGCAACCCTACAAGAAGACTTAGGTGGCTACCCTACTCCTGAGTGGCAAAAGTTTGGCGCGCACCAATGGCGAGACTCTGACCTTAGCAAGCATCTGTATCAATCAATGATTGATATCGGCGATGGCATTGAGCTGTGTGTTGAGGCAGGTGGCAATCCTAATAATCCACCACTGCTCATGATTATGGGACTTGGCTCACAGATGATATTTTGGCCAGATAATTTTATCAAGCGCCTTATTGATGCCGGGTTTTTTGTCATTCGTTTTGATAATCGTGATATTGGTCTGTCTTCTAAAGTGCAGATTGATGGACTACCGCGTATCAGTCAGCTAAAAATGATGATGCGCCTGCAAACGGGGTTGTCCAATAAAGGTACGCAAGTTGCTTATAATTTAACGGATATGGCAGAAGATACCGCTCGTTTGATTAAGGCATTGCAGTTGGGCAAAACCCATCTGATTGGCGCTTCGATGGGCGGCATGATTGCGCAAATCGTAGCGGCACGTTATCCAAGTTTAGTACAGCGCATGGCGTTGATGTTTACCACGACCAACCGTGCATTTTTAAAACCACCAAAACCTAAGCAGCTATATACCCTGATCAACCGCCCTGAAAGTCATTCTGAGCGCGATATCGTGCGCCATAGCGTGTGGTTTATGAAGACAGTCGGTACGCCTGGGCATGTCAACGTACGTATGGTGCGTGAAATTGCCAAATTGCGTTATCAGCGCAACTTTCATCCGCTCGGCACGGTACAACAGCTCAATGCTATCTTAGCGTCAGGCTCTATCAGCCGGTTTAGCAAGCAAGTCAAAGCACCTACTATCGTACTGCATGGTAGCGCAGATGGACTACTGCCCGCCTCACAAGGTCGCGTGGTTGCCAAGACCATTCCGAATGCCAAGTTTCATTTAATCGAAGGCATGGCGCATGATATTCCTGAATACTATCAACCTTATATGGTTGATTTAATCAGCAATCATTTATTAGACAAATAG